One Verrucomicrobiia bacterium genomic window, CCACCGCGTTGGTGCATGAGGCCTGGCTCCGCCTGGTTGGGTCAGGGCACGAACATTGGAACGGGCGCGGCCATTTTTTCGGGGCGGCAGCCGAGGCCATGCGTCGTATCCTGATTGACCGGGCTCGAAAGCGGCACCGGGAGCGCCACGGCCATGGGCTGGTCCGTGTTGACTTAAGCCGATTGGACGTCGCTATCACCACGGATGACGAACTCCTGCTGCGGGTCAATGAGGCCCTCGAGAAGTTCGAGGCCGAAGCCCCGCTGCAGGCACGCCTGGTCAAACTGCGCTTTTTCACCGGCCTGAGCATTCCGGAGGCCGCTGGGGCCCTGGGGATCGCCCCGGCAACGGCCAACCGGTATTGGGCCTTCGCACGGGCGTGGCTACTCGCGGAGTTGCAGGCTGCCGGCTAAGCCGGCGGCCAGAGACTTTTTTTGCGCTCGGGCTGAGACGTTTTGCTTCGCGAAAACGCCACTATTGCACAAGAGCGCAACCGAGCAATGAGCACGAACATCGAGCGGCTGGAAGCCCTGTTTAGTCGGGCTATCGAGTTTCGCCCCGAGGAGCGCGCCGCCTTTCTGGCCGGCGCTTGTGGCCAGGACGCGGCCCTGCTGGCGCGAGTCGGGGCCCTGCTTCAAGCTCATGAGGCCAGCGAAGGGATTCTGCTCGAACAGCCCCGCAAGGAACCGGGTGGGACGCTGGGCGGCGAAAAGCCAGGCGACCGCATTGGCCGCTACAAACTCTTGCAGCAGATCGGCGAGGGCGGCTGTGGGGTGGTCTATATGGCCGAACAGGCGGAGCCGGTGCGGCGCAGGGTGGCTATCAAGGTCATCAAGCTGGGCATGGACACGCGGCAGGTGATCGCTCGATTCGAAGCCGAACGCCAGGCCCTGGCGCTCATGGACCATCCCAATATTGCCAGGGTACTCGACGCCGGCACGACCCAGACTGGCCGGCCTTACTTTGTTATGGAGTTGGTGCGCGGGGTCAAAATAACCGATTATTGCGACGAAAACGCTCTTACTACCCCGCAACGGATTGACTTGTTCACGCAGGCCTGCCGGGCGATTCAACACGCCCACCAAAAGGGCATTATCCACCGTGACATCAAGCCCTCGAACATCCTGGTCACCCTTCACGACGGCGTGCCGGTGCCCAAGGTCATTGATTTTGGCATTGCCAAGGCTACTGAAGGCCGATTGACCGACCAAACGCTCTTTACCTCTTTCGACCAGTTCATCGGAACACCGGCCTACATGAGCCCGGAGCAGGCGGAGCTTAAGGGACTGGATGTGGACACACGCACCGATATCTACTCTCTTGGGGTCCTGCTCTACGAATTATTGACCGGTAAGACCCCCTTTGACCCAAAGGAACTACTCGAGGCGGGTCTCGATGAGATGCGCCGAACGATTCGAGAGAAGGAACCGCTCCGCCCTTCGACACGTCTGGCCATGGAATTGGCAAAAGCCCAACCCATACAGCGGGAGACGCGGGCTTTAAAGCCGCAAGCAAAACCCCAAGAGCAAAACCCCGAGATGGACGCAGTGGCTTTCCGCTGGCTGCTCCAGAGGAAGGAATTGATCAAGGTCCTTCGCGGGGACCTGGATTGGATCGTGATGAAGTGCCTCGAGAAGGACCGCACGCGCCGTTATGAAACAGCTAATGGCCTGGCGATGGACCTCCAGCGGCATTTGAACAGCGAGCCGGTCGTGGCGCGGCCCCCCAGCAATCTGTATCGATTCCGGAAACTAGTTCGGCGCAACAAGTTGGTCTTTGTGGGCATTGCCGCTGCCGCCTCGGCGTTAGTGGCCGGTACCGTGGGTAGCACCTGGGAGGCGACCCGCGCCAGGCGAGCCGAGCGCGCACAAGGCCGGCTGCGGGCTGAGGCCGACACGGCCCGCGCGGGCGAAGCCAAACAACGCGCGGCGGCCGAACAGCACCTCTATGACGCTCTGTTGGGCGAAGCGCGGGCGAAGCAATTGACCGGCGCTGCCGGACAACGCTTCGAAAGCCTGGACGCTCTCAGCAAGGCAGCGGCGATTCGCAATTCAACCGATTTGAGCGACGCGGCAGCAGCCGCGTTTGCGCTGCCCGATCTGCGCGACCAAAAAAAATGGCGTTTCCCGGCTCATTGGGTCGCTGAAAACGTTTGCTTTGATGAGCTATTCGGGTTGTATGCCTACCGGACTCTTTTGGGCATCAGCGTTCGTCGCGTTCAGGATGACCAGGCGCTGGCCTTCCTGCCCGTGAAGGACGTCGAGGATATGTCCAGCCAGCTTCTGGCTCACCAGTTTGATCCCCGAAGCCGCTATTTTGCCGCATCGTGCCTGACGCGCGACCGCGGGTGGCGCTGCCGGGTTTGGGACTTATCCCGCGCCGGCGCTTTGGTGCTCGATGTGCCCAGCGCCGGCTATCCGGGCTTCACGCCAGACGGCCAGGCTATCGCGGTGGTGAATCCAGATGGCACGGTTTCGGTCAAGG contains:
- a CDS encoding sigma-70 family RNA polymerase sigma factor, producing MPLQWKMLDSTHNACHLADCGVWYVESPSFSSGQNVRDRFMDGASGQVTQILEAVGAGDEVAAEKLLPLVYDELRHLAAAKLAQEVPGQTLQPTALVHEAWLRLVGSGHEHWNGRGHFFGAAAEAMRRILIDRARKRHRERHGHGLVRVDLSRLDVAITTDDELLLRVNEALEKFEAEAPLQARLVKLRFFTGLSIPEAAGALGIAPATANRYWAFARAWLLAELQAAG